GACTAAAGGAAATAGGTGGCAGGCAAGTGTTCAGGTAGCCTCTGTGATAGGGCATTGAGGgattctcttccctttttctcagTGAAACAGTAGATGATAAACTGAGAGTGAGATTTGAGGGGAGTGGTTACTTGAGGATTGAGGTCATTTcttctatggtttgaatatttttatcatgtgtTATTCACAAGTATTTGATTCTtagattattattaaaataaaatattttaaaaattagttagaCTTCCCTGTATTGGGGATTCCATATATGTTTTAAATGCTGGCTGTTCATCAGACTCATGCAAGATTTGAATTTGGATTAAGTTAACTAGAGAGGTGGTGGTGGAGAGGCTTCTTTTTGACTAGAAGAGATTTGACAGATGCACGATGATTCTGGATCACCTTGATCCCAAGTGAAGTCACGGGGGATCAAACAGAAAATGGCTAAATTGTAGGAAGGACCAGACCCTTGACAACCCTGAGTTGTTCCAGGAGTCCTCTCTGGATGCCCATCCAAGTAGTCTAGATGCCCTTCCAGACTTTCCATTATTTTGTCAGCACATAATTCTCTTCATTAAAggacattttgtttaaaaataactagCACATTTTCTGCTATCTGACTCAGAATTCTGACTGGTCTGCCAGGGAACTATCACCATTATACTCAATGAAAGCAATTGGGGATAAATCAAACATATTGCGAGAAGTCATAAAAATACAGGAGGCGTAATCAAGAAGGTctagcaaaaaaagaaagtgaaacatttttctcttaatgGTATTTTTCAACTGTGTGATATCTGTGCAGAATCTTGAGTTTACAGACCCTAAGTCATTTATAAACCTGTGGTAGAGGAATCATTATGTTGCTTTAAAGGACTTCCTAttgcaattttaataaaattaaaattttcctatcTACTTTGTGGGCCATACGTTTTAGACACTATCAGTATCTCCAGCTCTAATTCTAATCATTTTTACATTTGCTTACGATATTCTAACCAACTTGGACTTTGCTGTGCTCCTCAAATAAACCAAGTTTATTATGATCTTCCAGCTTTGGTACCACCTGTAACCCTTGTCTATCCCAGATGTTTGATTGATTGAATCTCAGTTTATCAGTCAAAATGTCAGTTCCTCAAGAAGGACTTATTTagcaaagaaaagtaaattaactGCCCAAAATTCAGAATCACAATCTAtcacttcactttttctttttctttttcttttttttttttcttcagaatgatATTGTCTCCTGAAACCATGGTGTTTACTTTTTATCTTAATAACTATTTATTCCCACTCAAGTACCTTCAAGATAACAATGAGCAATGACTATCTCATTAACTGTTTCTTCAGGGCCTAGAAGAGTCCTGACTAATGGAAGGTCCTCAATAAATGCagtattatagaaataaatacatcaatttcagattttctgattcctttccccccttttcctttttcagagTATGTGCTGATGAAACAACTTCTTCATGGAAGCTTTCACTTCCTGGTTGCGGAGTGTATAAATTACAGGATTCAATAAAGGAAAGATCACAGTATGAAAGAGGGAAACCACCTTGTCAGCCGGGAAGGCTCTGAAGGGCCGAGTATAGATGAAGATGCCAGGCCCAAACATGAGGAAGATAACAATGATGTGTGTGGTGCATGTGGACATGGCCTTGCTCTTCCCCTCAGAGGAAGACCCACGTACTCTGCAAAGGATGACGGCATAGGAGGCCAGAAGGCCCAGGAAGCACAGGAGGGTCATTAGGCCACTATTGAAGACCATCAGGAGCTCCACCACAAAGGTGTCAGTGCAGGCCAGCTTGATGACCTGTggcacatcacagaagaagttgTCCAGCTGGTTTGGGTCACAGAAGGGCAGGCGGAGAATGAGGGCCACCTGGATAATGGAGTGGATAAAGCCTCCAAGCCACAGAGCCAGCAGCATCACATAGCAGGCTCTAGGGCTCATGACAGTTGAGTAGTGCAAAGGCCGGCAGATGGCCATGTAGCGGTCAAAGGCCATGACCACAAGGAGtagcccctccccacctccaagGAAGTGCAAGAAGAAGAGCTGGGTGATGCAGCCTCTGTAGGAGATCACCTTCCTCTCAGAGAGGAAGTCCGCCAGCATCCTGGGAGCCACGATGAAGGAGTAGGAGGCATCCAGGAAGGCCAAGTTGCCCAGGAAGAAGTAGAGAGGGGCTGTGAGCCCAGGGTCTGACCTTATGGTGAGGATGATGAGGAAGTTTCCAGGAAGGATGATGAGGTAGAAAATCAGGATCAGCACAAAGACCAGAAGCTGAATCTCTCGAGACTGGGTCAGACCAAGGAGGATGAATTCAGTCACCACTGTGCTGTTCTTGTTCTCCATCCACCTGGCCTGCAGCACATCAGGGAGCAAAGTGTGCTATTACTGTATATTCCATTTAGACACGAGTTTTTCTCCAGCTAAAAATGCTTAACATATCTCTTGTTAAGGTGAAAACATTTCCCAACTCTGTCAAGTGTCCTGGGCAACCTgcattcccttcttttctccaagtttaaaatggaaagcagaaacaaaatacTGCTCCCAATAATGCAGTCTTATCCCCATGCGACCAAGTACTTCTAGCGaattcttctccattttaaaagtCTGGCACTGTCAGCTTTGGGATTTCTACCTCCTGAAGTTAGATGTAAATTCCATAATTGAGACATAACATAACTTCATAACTTCAACTATCAAGGCCTTTGAGTTTTTGTAGATATATTGTGCTTGAGGCTCAATTTTGGGGGAAATACTAGATCGTTTTCTCCTCATCCACACAACCCCAAATTTTACTAGacatttccttctttcagtgtttgTGGAATGTGGAATTCCCACTTCCTAGCTGGTAACTCTCTTGCTTGCCCTCTGCATTCTTTtactaatttgtattttctattaatGCCCCCTGATATGATATCCTGGTGTACTCCGACCCCAAGCTGTTCACCAGGATCCCAGACAATAATAACTCTACTTTTCACCTAACTTAGAGGGAGTCCCCCCACTGTAAGTATGGTTGAACACCTCTCCTGCGGCCACTCCATACCTGTGAAGCAATTTAATTAGCACTATTTGAGTCTCAAGTACTTTATATCCATAACTCACTTCTTTATCTCTACTCAGtactaaatttattaattattatataattatctcGACACATAAAACCATAGTGTAGAAGCACTAGAAGTAATCATAAAGATACAGAAGTCCAATGGGTTAATTCCAAAGATGAGAAACAAAAGCTTCTGTCATTATGTTGCCTGACTTaggatgagttttattttttgctctgatTGACAAGTAGTATAAGAATGCAActgtaagataagccaatctcaaaaaactaaaggacgaatgatctcactgataagcggatgaggacatataatggagggtgggaggggttagcgttagggttagggttaggtttagggttagggttaaggagggtggtaagaatggaggaaggaaggactgtatagagggaaaagaggggtgggaggggtgggaggggtggggggaagggaaaaaaaaacagaatgaatcaaacaacattaccctatgtaaatttatgattacacaaatggtatgccttgactccatgtacaaatagagaaacaacatgtatcacatttgtttacaataaaaaaaaatctctacccaaaataaaagaatgcaacTGTATACTGTTcagtttaaataaagaaaaatttaattacagATTTAATCAATGGATGCTTTTTTCACATACttgaatcattaaaaataatattgctaGTCTAAATTCAACCCTCTACTGGATTTAGAATTGGCAGTTCAACCTTGTATAAATACTATGTGggagaaattcagatttaaaatagTCTGTTTAGTGGGGTATGCTTATTCTAGAAGGTGCACATGATGATCCATTGAAGAATGGAAAGTGATTagtaatattcatacatttaatGCATGTATATTGTTATATAAAATGTAGATGAATATAACTATATAATTGCCCtgagttttttttaaactcttctttctaatatttataatgtataatatattagTGCAAGGGCATATATActtgataaataaatatgcatacattTAAGGGACCTGGtcaaaaaaaatttatcataagaagaatttttttgattttgaaaattgatGACCTACCCAAAAATATAACAAGTACAACAATATTCCTCATGCTACCTAACTAAAATAACACAAGTGCTGCAAAACATGGGGTGCAGAAAGAAGGAGAAGTCTTTGCTAGAAAGTGTTATTGGGGCAGTACTTGGAAtacagaaagaggaaagggtGAGGGAAAGAAGAATGAGGAGAGAAATAGGGAAAAGGTAGCAAAATCTACCTAGTGGCATCTTAGGGTTCATATTTTTAACAACATTGAATCATATTGTTTAGGCTGCTTGAGATGAAAGGGGCAACTCTTGCATTCTTGGTGACCTGATCCTGGAGTCCTGGGTTCAGAGGGCTAAGAGGCTTATTCACCTCTCTCTTTCAaacttttcctgtcccttctttctgtttcctcttttctttctgtccctcttcATCATCaagtttcttgatttatttttctaaatttgattaTGATTTCTTTCCCCTGGTTAatgtattgtttttttctctttttcctcctcattttctctttgattctcCCGGGTTCTTCTCTTCTACATGTTACAGTCTTACATGTTCTAATAGTGTGAATCAGGCTGAAAAACATGATCAAATGTCTAATTCATACTAATGCTGATGCTAAACTTATGAACACTAACAAGTATGTAAATATTCAGCCAAAAA
The Sciurus carolinensis chromosome 2, mSciCar1.2, whole genome shotgun sequence DNA segment above includes these coding regions:
- the LOC124977771 gene encoding olfactory receptor 4N2 yields the protein MENKNSTVVTEFILLGLTQSREIQLLVFVLILIFYLIILPGNFLIILTIRSDPGLTAPLYFFLGNLAFLDASYSFIVAPRMLADFLSERKVISYRGCITQLFFLHFLGGGEGLLLVVMAFDRYMAICRPLHYSTVMSPRACYVMLLALWLGGFIHSIIQVALILRLPFCDPNQLDNFFCDVPQVIKLACTDTFVVELLMVFNSGLMTLLCFLGLLASYAVILCRVRGSSSEGKSKAMSTCTTHIIVIFLMFGPGIFIYTRPFRAFPADKVVSLFHTVIFPLLNPVIYTLRNQEVKASMKKLFHQHIL